The following coding sequences lie in one Ostrea edulis chromosome 8, xbOstEdul1.1, whole genome shotgun sequence genomic window:
- the LOC125661623 gene encoding LOW QUALITY PROTEIN: uncharacterized protein LOC125661623 (The sequence of the model RefSeq protein was modified relative to this genomic sequence to represent the inferred CDS: substituted 3 bases at 3 genomic stop codons) — MSQETLLNYDTWGDMILYSQVYKERLGLIAIDEAHILESWGDTFRPTFARLGEVSYHFSNVPYLMLTTTCTQEVEQHITAKIHLPRLKLFTASPDRPEIYLEYKRSRDIFKDLGCLFHEIKSKGIETRKALIYVRXYXLXIYVSRGGNLCRDVLGHLREHAYLEQRRDFHNSRIALYHAGMASKDLDYILQEFSKPDSVIRFVICTIAFGLGINIPDIEFVIHWGACDSLMDYWQEVGRAGRDGRKAKAFYYVTSGSILQASDDMKELCKLMDKSEMKCFRESILRHFIGHSSAPKVAIPECQLQCAKCDCARCTCCHLCSNTCPCHNNSQ, encoded by the exons ATGTCCCAAGAGACATTGTTGAATTATGACACCTGGGGAGACATGATACTATATTCTCAAGTTTACAAAGAGAGATTGGGCTTGATTGCCATTGATGAGGCACATATATTAGAATCCTG GGGTGATACATTTAGGCCCACTTTTGCTCGACTTGGTGAGGTGAGCTACCATTTCTCGAATGTACCATATCTGATGTTGACAACTACTTGCACACAGGAAGTTGAGCAACATATTACAGCCAAAATACATCTTCCTCGTCTAAAATTATTTACTGCTTCTCCGGATAG GCCAGAAATTTATCTTGAATATAAGAGATCccgagatatttttaaagatttgggCTGTTTGTTCCACGAAATTAAAAGTAAAGGCATCGAAACAAGGAAGGCATTAATATATGTCAGGTAATACTGATTATGAATATATGTCAG TCGTGGAGGAAATCTTTGCAGGGATGTTCTAGGGCATCTAAGAGAGCATGCCTACCTGGAACAAAGAAGGGATTTCCACAACAGTCGTATTGCTCTCTATCATGCAGGGATGGCAAGCAAGGACCTGGACTATATACTTCAGGAGTTCTCAAAACCTGACAGTGTCATTAGGTTTGTCATATGCACCATAGCTTTTGGGTTGGGCATCAATATTCCAGACATTGAGTTTGTTATTCATTGGGGAGCCTGTGACTCTCTCATGGATTACTGGCAGGAGGTTGGAAGGGCAGGACGAGATGGAAGGAAAGCTAAAGCATTCTATTATGTGACTTCTGGTTCAATTTTGCAAGCCTCTGATGATATGAAGGAGCTTTGTAAATTGATGGACAAATCTGAGATGAAGTGCTTCAGAGAATCTATTTTGCGACATTTTATAGGACACTCCTCAGCACCAAAAGTAGCAATTCCTGAATGCCAATTGCAATGTGCAAAATGTGACTGTGCAAGGTGTACATGCTGCCATCTCTGTTCCAACACCTGCCCTTGCCATAATAATTCACAGTAG